One Ornithinicoccus hortensis genomic window, GCAGGTGACGGAGTGGCCCCTCCCAGAGCGGCCCCCACGGCGCACGCTGCGCGTCGGCGTGATTCTGGACGACTTCAGCGAGCTGGCCTTCGGCTACGAGTGGGACCAGACCGCGCTGACGCCCAGCGGATGGCGCGAGGAGATGTCCTCACCACCCGACCTGCTCTTCGTCGAGTCGGCCTGGGCCGGCAGCGGTGGCGCGTGGCGCTACGCCCTCACGGGTCCCAACGCACCGAGCCAGGCACTGCGTGACCTCGTGGCATGGTGCCGCGACCAGGATGTGCCCACGGTCTTTTGGAACAAGGAAGACCCGGTGCACTTCGAGGACTTCATCGACACGGCATCCCTGTTTGACCACGTGCTCACCACCGACGACGCAGTGGTGGCCGACTACCAGGCACGGCTCGGGCATGAGCGGGTCTCGGTCATGCCCTTCGGGGCGGCCTCCTGGGTGCACAACCCCATGCGACCCGCCGGGCACGCCCGGCGCGACGTGGCCTTCGCGGGCACCTACTTCGCGCACAAGTACCCGGAGCGCCGCGAGCAGATGGAGTTGCTCATCGGCGCCGCCGCTGCCGTGTCGCGCCGACTACCGACCGGGCTCGAGATCTTCTCGCGTTTCCGGGGTGGGGACGAGCGATACCAGTTCCCCTCCCCCATGGACGAGTACGTCGTCGGCTCGCTGTCCTACCGGCAGATGCTGACCGCCTACCGGGAGTTCAAGGCCTTCCTCAACGTCAACTCGGTCACCTCAAGCAAGACCATGTGCCCCCGGCGCGTGCTGGAACTCGCCGCCTGCGCGACCCCTGTGGTCTCCACCCCCGCGCCTGCCATCGCCGAGATCTTCCCGCCGGACGAAGTTCTCACTGTCACCGAACGGGACCAGGCCGAGTGGACCATCCGCGCACTGGCCGGCAACGTCGAGTGGGGAGACCGGCTCGGTCACCTCGCTGCCCGCCGGGTGCTCGCCTCCCACACCTACCGCCACCGCGTCGACGGCCTGCTCGAGGCGGTGGGGCTGGCCCAGCACCGGGTCGAGGACCCGAGCATCTCGGTCATCTGCTCCACGAGGCGGCCCGAGCACCTCCGAGCCCTCGTGCAGACCGTCGCGAAGCAGCGGGAGGTCAGCCCCCAACTCGTGCTGCTCACCCACGGCTTCGAGCCCGACTTCGACGTGCGTACTGAGGCCGTGGCTCTCGGCCTCACGGACGTGGTCCTCATCACCGCCCGGGCGGAGGTATCCCTCGGGCAGTGCCTGAACCAGTGCATCGACGCAGCCGATGGCCAGGTGGTCGCCAAGATGGACGATGACGACCTCTACTCCGAGCACTACCTCGCCGACCAGCTCCGCGCGCTCGACTTCTCCGGGGCCGACGTGGTGGGCAAGCACGCCCATCACATGCTGATCACCGACATGGACGCCCTGGTACTGCGCTTCGGCACGATGGAGAGCCGGTTTACCCACCTCGTCATGGGCCCCACCCTGGTGATGCCCCGAGACGTCGCGTCGGAGTTCCGGTTCGCCGACCGGACGAGGGGCGAGGACACTGACCTTCTGGGCAGGATTGTCGCCGCCGGGGGCAAGGTCTACGCCTCGGACCGCTACGGGTTCGTGCAGGTGCGCCGACCCGACGGGCACACCTGGGACGCCAGCCACATGGAACTGCTAGCCAACGGCCGGGTCGTGGCCTACGGATCCTCCGTCGAGCACGTCCTGATCTGAGCGCAGCAGGCTCATGGATCCGGCACACGCAGCGCGCAAACTGGCTGGCGCGACCGTCCGCCGCTTCCGCAAGCCGACGGTGTCCGTGGTGATGCCCTGCCGGGACGGGGGCACACTCCTCGAGCCGGCCATCCGTAGTGTCCTCAACCAGGACCTGCGCGACCTGGAACTGATCGTCGTGGACGACGGTTCCACCGACGACTCGGTAGCGACCGTCAAGCGTCTCGCTGCCCGAGACCGTCGTGTCCGATATCTCAGCACGGGCGGTGACGGGCGGGGCCCGGGCAGGGCCCGCAATCTCGGAGTCGCAGCGGCCAAAGGGCGCTTCCTGGCCTTCGCAGACGCAGACGATCAGGTCCTCCCGGGCGCCTACAGCGCCATGTCAGCGGCACTGCGCCGCCGCGGCGTCGACATGGTCGTGGGCGGCTACCAGCGGCATGGGGCCGACGGCAAGCACCGGCCGCGCCTGGTGGAACGCATCCACGAGAAGGATCTCCCTGCGGTCGATGTCGAGGCCTGCCCACAGGTGCTCGACGAGGTCGTGATCTGGAACCGACTGTTCCGCATGTCCTTCTGGAAGCGCCACGTCGGTCCGTTCTCAGAGGAGGGCAACTACGAGGACCGTGAGCCTGCCCTGCGAGCCGCGCTGAATGCCCGGCAATTCAGCCTGCTCGCGCGCGACGTGTACTCGTGGCGGCTTCCCGATGGTCGGCAGACCCGGTCCCAGCAGAAGGAGAACCTGTCTGACCTGCGCGAGCGGTTCGCCGTGGCCCGACGTGAGGTCGCGCTGCTCGAGAAGTCGCAACCGGTGGCACAGGCCCAGGTGTGGGCCAGGCTGCTGGGCAGCGACCTCGGGCTGTATGCCGTCCACGTCCCGTCCGCTGACGATGCCTACTGGGAACAGTTCAGCGCCATGGCGGGGTGGCTGGCGAAGCGGGCACCCAAGGAAGTGTGGGCCTCTGTCCCTGTGTGGGAGCGCCTCCTGGCGAACTGTGCGGCGGCGGGCGTGCGGGGCGACGTCGAAGAGATCCTCGGCACCCGAGCCGAGGACACTTCGGCGGTCCCACTCACCGTCGTGGACGGCACGACCCTCCAAGCCGATCTCGAGGTCGTGGAACGGTTGCGAACTCCGCTGGCTCCATCGCTGATGGTGGTTCCTCCCGAGATGGTTCACGCGGTCGGCGGCATCCAACGAACGGAGTGGGTCTCCTCCGACGAGGTGCAGATCGACGGTTACGCCTACGTGCCGGGGCTGGCAGGCGACACCGAAGGACTCACAATCCGGGTCCTTCAAAAGGACGCCCTGCAGGCGCACGAACTGCCGCTTGAGGCCAGGACCGACGACACCATTGACATCGAGTCTGGAGACCCGTGGCGCTCGTACCGCACCGGCGGCTTCACTGTGCGAGCACCCGCATCATCATGGCAACCCGTTCCCGGCCCGCCCAGGGACCTGACGCTCGAGGTCCACCTGACGTGGAAAGGGGCG contains:
- a CDS encoding bifunctional glycosyltransferase/CDP-glycerol:glycerophosphate glycerophosphotransferase, producing the protein MDPAHAARKLAGATVRRFRKPTVSVVMPCRDGGTLLEPAIRSVLNQDLRDLELIVVDDGSTDDSVATVKRLAARDRRVRYLSTGGDGRGPGRARNLGVAAAKGRFLAFADADDQVLPGAYSAMSAALRRRGVDMVVGGYQRHGADGKHRPRLVERIHEKDLPAVDVEACPQVLDEVVIWNRLFRMSFWKRHVGPFSEEGNYEDREPALRAALNARQFSLLARDVYSWRLPDGRQTRSQQKENLSDLRERFAVARREVALLEKSQPVAQAQVWARLLGSDLGLYAVHVPSADDAYWEQFSAMAGWLAKRAPKEVWASVPVWERLLANCAAAGVRGDVEEILGTRAEDTSAVPLTVVDGTTLQADLEVVERLRTPLAPSLMVVPPEMVHAVGGIQRTEWVSSDEVQIDGYAYVPGLAGDTEGLTIRVLQKDALQAHELPLEARTDDTIDIESGDPWRSYRTGGFTVRAPASSWQPVPGPPRDLTLEVHLTWKGARWRVPLSLTLPPADPADLGGDAASTASDSAHVLIDDVQVDGAGIVLSGTTGPGTPELRVGLVTSSREFASAATPEEDGTFQATLRVTDGAALPSDGYFVRWAANGGPLSGWARPGVALREGPIESNSPIQRITARWHPGTTAVSVTVSPPLSLSERSRLGQRRLREVYRTAPLERAVLLEAFNGKTCGDNPGAIAGGLREAGVDVPLYWSVRDLSVPVPEGGTPLVIGSEDWHRVLSTATVLINNNNFPHWFTKRPGQFYLQTWHGTPIKRLLWDLPPGRVPLTYRRLMRRQVPMWDLLLAQTNAAERDLRSGLGYTGPVLVTEQPRNAVLAEGEAARQRARAHYGIPADARVILYA
- a CDS encoding glycosyltransferase family protein, whose amino-acid sequence is MGHTLSSVRTQLWHLRKGGIRQWRTNRARVRAVGGPIPTPAREEAVSLSRDRQVTEWPLPERPPRRTLRVGVILDDFSELAFGYEWDQTALTPSGWREEMSSPPDLLFVESAWAGSGGAWRYALTGPNAPSQALRDLVAWCRDQDVPTVFWNKEDPVHFEDFIDTASLFDHVLTTDDAVVADYQARLGHERVSVMPFGAASWVHNPMRPAGHARRDVAFAGTYFAHKYPERREQMELLIGAAAAVSRRLPTGLEIFSRFRGGDERYQFPSPMDEYVVGSLSYRQMLTAYREFKAFLNVNSVTSSKTMCPRRVLELAACATPVVSTPAPAIAEIFPPDEVLTVTERDQAEWTIRALAGNVEWGDRLGHLAARRVLASHTYRHRVDGLLEAVGLAQHRVEDPSISVICSTRRPEHLRALVQTVAKQREVSPQLVLLTHGFEPDFDVRTEAVALGLTDVVLITARAEVSLGQCLNQCIDAADGQVVAKMDDDDLYSEHYLADQLRALDFSGADVVGKHAHHMLITDMDALVLRFGTMESRFTHLVMGPTLVMPRDVASEFRFADRTRGEDTDLLGRIVAAGGKVYASDRYGFVQVRRPDGHTWDASHMELLANGRVVAYGSSVEHVLI